One window of the Trifolium pratense cultivar HEN17-A07 linkage group LG2, ARS_RC_1.1, whole genome shotgun sequence genome contains the following:
- the LOC123909054 gene encoding malate dehydrogenase, glyoxysomal-like: MEPNSYANQRIARISSHLNPPNLKMNEHGDGSSLTSFHCRAKGASPGFKVAILGAAGGIGQPLSMLMKINPLVSVLHLYDVVNTPGVTSDISHMDTAAVVRGFLGQNQLEDALTGMDLVIIPAGVPRKPGMTRDDLFNINAGIVKTLCEAIAKRCPKAIVNVISNPVNSTVPIAAEVFKRAGTYDPKRLLGVTMLDVVRANTFVAEVLGLDPRDVDVPVVGGHAGITILPLLSQVKPHSSFTTKEIEYLTDRIQNGGTEVVEAKAGAGSATLSMAYAAVKFADACLRALKGEADVIQCAYVDSQVTELPFFASKVRLGRDGVEEFLPLGPLSDYERASLEKAKKELATSVEKGVAFIRK, encoded by the exons ATGGAGCCAAATTCATACGCAAATCAACGAATCGCAAGAATCTCCAGCCACCTCAATCCTCCCAATCTCAAG ATGAATGAACATGGTGATGGTTCTTCTTTGACAAGTTTCCATTGCCGTGCAAAAGGTGCATCACCTGGTTTCAAAGTTGCAATTTTGGGTGCTGCTGGTGGCATAGGTCAACCTCTTTCTATGTTGATGAAGATCAATCCTTTGGTTTCAGTTCTTCATCTTTATGATGTTGTTAATACTCCTGGTGTTACTTCTGATATCAGTCATATGGATACTGCTGCTGTT GTTCGAGGATTTTTGGGGCAAAATCAGCTTGAGGATGCACTTACAGGTATGGATTTGGTAATCATTCCTGCCGGTGTTCCCCGTAAACCTGGAATGACAAGAGATGATCTCTTCAATATAAATGCCGGAATCGTTAAAACACTCTGTGAAGCAATTGCGAAGCGATGTCCTAAGGCGATTGTCAACGTGATAAGTAATCCGGTTAACTCCACTGTCCCTATTGCGGCTGAAGTTTTCAAAAGAGCCGGTACTTATGATCCCAAGAGACTTTTGGGAGTGACGATGCTTGATGTGGTTAGGGCCAATACGTTTGTG GCTGAAGTTCTTGGTCTTGATCCAAGGGATGTGGATGTCCCAGTTGTCGGAGGACATGCCGGAATCACCATTTTACCTCTTCTTTCTCAG GTTAAACCACATTCCTCTTTCACCACAAAGGAAATTGAGTACTTGACGGATCGCATACAAAACGGTGGAACTGAAGTTGTTGAG GCCAAAGCTGGAGCTGGCTCTGCAACACTATCAATg GCATACGCTGCTGTTAAATTTGCAGATGCATGTCTTCGTGCATTGAAAGGAGAGGCCGATGTCATTCAATGCGCATATGTTGATTCACAG GTGACTGAACTCCCATTCTTTGCATCAAAAGTACGACTTGGCCGTGACGGAGTTGAGGAATTTCTTCCTCTTGGTCCCTTAAGTGATTATGAGAG GGCAAGTTTGGAAAAGGCGAAGAAAGAGTTAGCAACAAGCGTGGAGAAGGGCGTTGCTTTCATCAGAAAATGA
- the LOC123909546 gene encoding LRR receptor-like serine/threonine-protein kinase HSL2 gives MTQIQTTINTFKTSSFSSFLTLPKFYNMEKILILILLFSLLCSSGSTFSLSRDYEILLHVKNTQIDDQNKSLNNWLPNTEHNPCNWTGITCDSRNKSVISIDLSEIGIYGDFPFNFCRIPTLQNLSLAVNYLGNEISSHSMLPCSHLRVLNISDNLFVGTLPEFNAEIFQLRVLDASTNNFSGDIPASFGRFPHLKVLILSNNLFTGDIPASFGLFPQLNVLSLSGNFFTGTIPSFLGNLSELTQFELAYTETMKPGPLPSQLGNLTKLEILYLANINLIGNIPDSIGNLISIKNFDLSQNSLSGKIPETISGMKNVEKIVLFDNNLSGEIPQGLTNLTNLFLLDLSQNTLTGKLSKELVSMNLSVIHLNDNFLSGEVPESLALNPNLQDLCLFNNSFSGKLPQDLGKYSAIEEIDVSTNNFIGELPKFLCQKKKLQRLLTFKNRFSGSLPDEYGDCDSLHYVRIENNELSGSVPARFWNLPNFSLLKMDHNRFEGSVSGSIRAKGLIKLVLAGNRFSGEFPVGVCKLVELVQIDIGNNRFTGEVPTCITGLKKLQKLNMQGNMFTGKIPGNVSSWTELTELNLSNNRFTGSIPPELGNLPGLIYLDLSVNSLTGKIPVELTSLRLNQFNVSDNKLSGEVPSDFNREVYLSGLMGNPGLCSNVMKNFHSCSKHRPFSVVAIIVLSASVVLIFVSGLWFMKKKSKSFVGKSKRAFMTTAFQRVGFNEEDIVPFLTNENLIGRGGSGQVYKVKVKTGQIVAVKKLWGCGTQKPDIESVFKSEIETLGRIRHANIVKLLFCCSADDFRILVYEYMENGSLGDVLHEGKFEELLDWSKRFGIALGAAKGLAYLHHDCVPPIVHRDVKSNNILLDHDCVPRVADFGLAKTLQRDASEAAMSRVAGSYGYIAPEYGYTLKVTEKSDVYSFGVVLMELITGKRPNDSYFGENKDIVKWITEIAISTSHEVGGSDNIRGGLNCVVTKIVDPRLNLDTCDYEEVEKVLNVALLCTSAFPINRPSMRKVVELLKDQKLARLKS, from the exons ATGACTCAAATTCAAACTACTATTAACACCTTCAAAACTTCATCATTCTCATCATTTCTCACTCTACCAAAATTCTACAACATGGAAAAAATACTCATTCTTATTCTTCTCTTTTCATTACTATGTTCAAGTGGAAGCACTTTTTCACTTTCAAGAGACTATGAAATTCTGCTTCATGTCAAGAACACTCAAATTGATGACCAAAACAAGAGTCTCAACAATTGGCTTCCAAACACAGAACACAATCCTTGTAACTGGACCGGTATAACCTGTGATTCACGAAACAAATCAGTTATATCCATCGACCTCTCAGAAATCGGCATTTATGGCGATTTTCCCTTTAATTTCTGTCGAATTCCAACTCTCCAAAACCTATCACTTGCTGTCAATTATCTTGGCAATGAAATTTCCTCACATTCCATGCTACCATGTTCACACCTTCGTGTCTTGAACATCTCCGATAACTTATTTGTCGGAACCTTACCGGAATTCAACGCAGAAATCTTTCAATTAAGAGTACTCGACGCCTCAACCAACAACTTCTCCGGTGATATTCCGGCTAGTTTTGGCCGGTTTCCACACCTGAAAGTACTCATTTTGTCTAACAACCTTTTCACCGGTGACATTCCGGCAAGTTTTGGCCTATTTCCGCAACTGAATGTACTAAGTTTGTCCGGTAACTTTTTCACCGGAACAATTCCTTCATTTTTAGGTAATCTCAGTGAATTAACTCAATTTGAACTTGCTTATACAGAAACAATGAAACCAGGTCCTTTACCTTCTCAACTAGGAAATCTTACAAAGCTAGAAATTCTCTACCTTGCCAATATCAACCTCATAGGTAACATACCAGATTCTATTGGAAACCTTATTTCCATAAAAAACTTTGATTTGTCTCAAAATTCCTTGTCTGGTAAAATCCCAGAAACCATTTCTGGTatgaaaaatgttgaaaaaatTGTACTATTTGATAACAATCTTTCTGGTGAAATTCCACAAGGTTTAACAAATCTTACAAATTTGTTTCTATTAGACCTCTCTCAGAACACTCTCACCGGAAAATTGTCGAAAGAACTCGTTTCAATGAATCTTTCTGTTATTCACTTGAATGACAATTTTCTCAGTGGAGAAGTTCCAGAAAGTTTAGCTTTGAATCCAAATTTGCAGGATTTGTGTCTTTTCAACAATAGCTTTTCAGGGAAACTACCACAAGATCTTGGAAAATACTCTGCCATTGAAGAAATCGATGTTTCAACAAATAACTTCATTGGAGAGTTACCAAAGTTTCTCTGTCAAAAGAAGAAGCTTCAAAGACTTCTCACATTCAAAAACCGATTTTCCGGTTCTCTTCCTGATGAGTATGGTGATTGTGATTCTCTTCATTATGTAAGAATTGAGAACAATGAACTTTCTGGTTCAGTTCCAGCAAGATTCTGGAACCTGCCCAATTTTTCTCTTCTGAAAATGGATCATAACAGGTTTGAAGGTTCAGTCTCAGGTTCAATCAGAGCAAAGGGATTAATCAAACTAGTTTTAGCCGGTAATAGGTTTTCCGGTGAGTTTCCGGTAGGTGTCTGCAAACTTGTTGAGCTTGTGCAAATTGACATTGGAAACAACAGGTTTACCGGTGAAGTTCCTACCTGCATAACCGGTTTGAAAAAGTTGCAGAAACTGAATATGCAGGGGAACATGTTCACCGGTAAAATTCCTGGTAATGTATCTTCATGGACTGAATTAACCGAGTTAAACTTGTCGAATAACCGGTTCACTGGTTCAATTCCACCGGAACTTGGTAATTTGCCTGGTTTAATATACCTTGATCTCTCCGTTAATTCTTTAACGGGGAAGATTCCGGTGGAGTTAACAAGCTTAAGGTTGAATCAGTTCAATGTTTCTGATAACAAATTGTCTGGTGAGGTTCCTTCGGATTTTAACCGCGAAGTTTACTTATCGGGACTAATGGGTAACCCGGGTTTGTGTAGCAATGTAATGAAAAACTTTCATTCTTGTTCAAAACATAGACCCTTTTCAGTTGTTGCAATAATTGTTTTATCTGCTTCTGTTGTGTTGATTTTTGTATCTGGTTTATGGTTCATGAAGAAAAAGTCGAAATCTTTCGTTGGAAAATCTAAACGGGCTTTTATGACAACTGCATTTCAGAGAGTTGGGTTCAATGAGGAAGATATAGTTCCTTTTTTAACCAATGAGAATTTGATTGGAAGAGGTGGGTCGGGTCAGGTTTATAAAGTGAAAGTGAAAACGGGTCAAATAGTTGCTGTGAAGAAACTTTGGGGTTGTGGAACACAGAAACCTGATATAGAATCTGTGTTCAAGTCAGAGATTGAAACATTGGGTAGAATTAGACATGCTAATATAGTGAAACTGTTGTTTTGTTGTAGTGCTGATGATTTCAGAATTTTGGTTTATGAGTACATGGAAAATGGAAGTTTAGGTGATGTTTTGCATGAGGGGAAGTTTGAGGAATTGTTGGATTGGTCTAAGAGATTTGGAATTGCTTTAGGTGCTGCTAAAGGGTTAGCTTATTTACACCATGATTGTGTTCCTCCTATTGTTCATAGGGATGTTAAGAGTAATAACATATTGCTTGATCATGATTGTGTGCCTCGTGTCGCTGATTTTGGACTTGCTAAGACGTTGCAGCGCGACGCAAGTGAAGCTGCTATGTCTAGAGTTGCTGGTTCATATGGTTACATTGCTCCAG AATATGGTTATACATTGAAAGTGACTGAGAAGAGTGATGTGTATAGTTTTGGTGTGGTGTTGATGGAATTGATAACTGGGAAGAGGCCAAATGACTCATATTTTGGTGAGAACAAAGATATTGTGAAGTGGATAACTGAGATTGCTATATCAACATCTCATGAAGTAGGAGGAAGTGACAACATTAGAGGAGGCCTAAATTGTGTTGTGACAAAGATTGTGGACCCAAGATTGAACTTGGATACTTGTGATTATGAAGAGGTTGAAAAGGTTTTGAATGTGGCTCTACTTTGTACTTCAGCATTTCCAATTAATAGACCTTCAATGAGAAAAGTGGTTGAATTGCTTAAGGACCAGAAATTAGCTCGTCTCAAGTCATGA